GTCCGCCAACGCCCGCATCCGCACGCGCCGGTGCTTCGAGACCCACTTCAATCCCCACGTATTGAACGTCAGAAACCTGATCCGTAGCGGTGGACCCGCCCTACCTGGGCCCTCCACCTCGGCGGTAGACCCTGACTGCGATTGCAAACGTGCTGATTCCATTGCGAGACTGTGTCGGCCGCTGTCGGCGAACCCAACACCATCAATAGGGTCCTCTTCTCTCGTGAATAACGTTGTTGATTAAAGATTCGAAGAGCAactcatcaacaacaacaacaacaacagcaggaAGAGGGCTCATCGCGTCGCGTGTTGGGCAACgctgtgtgtgtgtgtttgaGTGTTACGATAGTAGGGGTTCCGAATAGGTCACGTTTGTACTGATGTGCAGCGGATGCTGAGCGAGTGCGAATTGGTGTTGGGAGCACGCTAGCCTGGAGGAGCTGGACAAGTTGACGCGTCGCGTGCATGCGCAACCGGTCACAGATGGCCGCGCTGACCAACAAAGAGCGCGAGCTGTCCGCGGAGCGGCGGACGCTCGAGACGGGGGAGGTTCCGCGTGTCACGAGGGAGGTGGAGGCCCTTGAAGTGCAGAACGGTGAGCTGCGCGGGAAGTGGCAGGGATTCGAGACGAAGCGAGCGCAGTTGCAGACGCAGCGGGATCAGTTGCAAAGGGAGGCTGCAGAGCTTACGGAATTGCTTGCTGAGAAGCAGGGACAAGTGGCCGCGCAGAGGGCGCGGCTCAGGGAGCAACGCGAGAGGGACAACCCGGAGCTGCGACTATACGAATCACTGCTCGGGCTTGCGGTCGACAACGCGGACGGACCCGCGGGCCACATCACGTTCACGTTCTCCAGGTTTGCAGCGGATAACATGGACAAGACGTGCAGCGTCACGGTGAACGCTGGTGGGGACGGGGACACGGACACCAGTGCAGCGGTCGCAATTGTACGCTGCGTCCCGCAATTGGACGCCGATTCTGCGGACTACAAGCAATTGGAGGCCCTGTTGAATGAGACGGGTCGTCTCCCGGAGTTCATATACCGTGCAAGGGTGCTGCTCGTCCAGAGATGCACAACCAGCGGGACTGGAGACTCTGGTGACACGCTGTAACCCACTGGTCCTCTATGtgcaaaaattttccactgTGATGAAGACGCAGAACATgagcaccaccaccagccagcagcagcagcggtaACGTACCTGGACTCTTGACTGTGCATCTGTACTTCTGTTCGTGCCTAGGGGAATGTTTGTTCACATTGCGTTGAGCATGTTGCTGGCCGTTTCGCCTACTGTGCGTGCGTCGCCAGGGGACAACCTGTTTGAGTTCGAGGACTGTTGCGATGCGTGTGTCGTGCAGAGACGGTGTGACGGTGGTCAATTGGGTGAAGACACGCCCATGGTGAACGCGTACTCTGCATACACTTTCAAGGAGTTGCCGGCGGTGTACTCTCGCTGGCTCGCGTGGGACTGTCACGCGGACTGCGACTACCAGTGCCAGCAGATTATCACGGGGGAGCGTGCCGAACAGAAGCTAGAACTGTACCAATTTCATGGGAAATGGCCCTTTGTGAGGGCTTTCGGGATGCAGGAGTTCTTTTCTACAGTGTTCAGTGTTGCGAACTTCGTCCCTCACTACTGGGGATACAAGCGGATAGCGGGGAAGCTGGCACGACAGGGCCAGACGACCCCAGCGAGGACGAACGCGCTGCAGAATTACCTTGCGGTTGCGGTTGCCGGGATGTGCGCGTGGAGTGCGAGCACTGTGTTCCACTTCCGGGACCTGCTCGTCACAGAGAAGCTGGACTACTTCTTCGCTGGACTCACGGTGCTCAGCGCATTCCACGCATTGTTCATCCGGATGACAGGGATGTATGCGCTGCCCAAGCTGCGCACCTGGTTTACGCGGTCCGTCGTGGCCATCTTCGCTTTGCACTTGCTCCGCCTGTACATCGACTGGTCGTACACGTACAACATGCGCTTCAACGTCTTCTTCGGGTGCCTACAGTACTTGTTAATTCTGCAACTGTCGTACCAGAACTATAAGCTACTGCGGTCCCGCCGCAGTGGGCGCGGTCACAGCCCTCAGGGCGCGCTGCTATGGCACCTGTGCGTGGTACCTGTGTTGCTCGTCGTCTCAACCTCGATGGCGATGTCCCTTGAGCTGTTCGACTTCTTCAGCTACAGGTTCCAAATTGACGCACATGCGCTGTGGCACCTGGCAACAGTCGTGCCCTCATACTACCTGTACGAGTTCCTTCTACGGGACTACGACTACATCGTGGAACCCAAGACGCAGCGCACccttctttgaacactGCAGCTTGCGAATacaaacaactacaaccaACTACGTACGCAGGACTATGTATCTATAGAATCATGGGCGCAGCAGCGACCCGTCACATACACACACCTCATCCTTCTAGAAGGTATTACCATCCATCACTACTACTATTACTAGTTGTTAAATTTGAATAGAGATCGACTGAACTACAGAAGCAAGAGACGTTTGTTGCAGTAGAGACGTACAGAAGACTCTGCGCGATGATCCCGTACATGCCGGACCAGGCGCTGCTCAGGGAACACATTTACCGCGAGACAGGCGACCTTGATGTCGTGCTGGACAAGGAAACGTTCGACAGTCACGGCGGGTTTAAAGCGACGCGCCAATTTGGCCTCGGGTACTTCAACTACCAGCCGTGCTTGCACGACGAGGTGTATGAGAAGTCTCTGTTCGACATGTGGCGTTGCAACGTGTACGACCACTTCGTCAGCTACTTCATCATTCtgctcgtcgtcgttgtgTGGTGGGTTGCGTTTCTGTGCGTCGACTTCAACAGTCTCATACAGACCGTGCAGCGTCAACTGCGGAGGGCCGTCTCCACATTTCAGGGCAACGGCAGCAATGGGGACAGCAAGAGGCACCATGGTACAGAGATAGTCTACGAGAACCATGACTTCGAGTATCATCACGTCAAGGCGTAGGGAGAGATAAAGTATTGTGGCACGGGGAAGCTAGGGTCAATTGCATAGAATCCCCCCTCCGCAACGACCAGCAATTGTGTATATGTACGTAACGGTGTATAACGTGGCGCCGGTGAAAGCCAACGGACCTGCCAGTGTGTCACCATGAACCGGTTTCCAACCGGTCACAGTGGGATTTTTGTTCACAATATTAGAACTTGCGAAGGAAGAAGACCAGCGCAGACCTgtagaaagagaaagagagagaagcTTGGACCCTCTGTCACAGTCAGAGCTATTTGTGAAGGGGATGTCGATCTCTATGGCTAATACCCCACAGCTGTCTCTTTTAGACGGTGTCTCTGGCACTGGGCCTGGCGAATTCGCCAAGTATCGCGCCTTCAAAGTGGCGCACCAGCGGGTTGCGCTCGACGTGAACCTGCTGGACCACACGGTGCGGGGCACCACTGACATCATACTGATTCCGCTGATCCAGAAGCTGGACTACGTTGCATTCAATTGTAAGGACCTCGACGTGCTGGACGTGTACATCGAGAACAGGCGGTGTGAACAATACATTCACGAGCTGCCACACACTGCAGTCTACAACAAGTTTACCGGGGGAGTTCGCAACGTGCTGTACAGGGACAACTCTGTTGAACAGTCGCACTTTCTCAGGGAGAAGTTTGCGGACCTGAACGAGCGGCCAGAGGAGAAGGATGTCGCACAGCTCGTCATCAAGATCCCATCCTCGATCAAGATCAAGTTGCAGGATACCAGCTCGCTCGCAAACTACACACCCGTGACGCCGTCCATCAGGAGCACCCCGGGGAATGCAGACACGGTGTTTACGCCGATCACCATCAAAGTAGAGTACAAAGTGCGGGATCCGCAAACGGGAGTCCGTTTCGACACGTTATTTGAGGACAAACCGTACCTATGGAATGCCTACACTACAAACTCGGAGATATGCTCCACGGCGTCGTATTGGATGCCCTGTGTGGACTCTTTGGACGAGAAGTGCGCATGGGAGCTCGAGATAAGCGTCCCGAGAAAGATCAAGGATATCGGCTGCACCAAGATAATAgggcagcagcaacagcaacaacagcatcaGAATCAACAACAATCCGCGGCGTTCCAGAGAAACAAACTGAAACGTCAAAATTCAACCCGCGGTGGGAACGGCGgcgatgaggacgacgacgacgacgacgacgaagatgaagacgacgaagatgaaTACGATGACGACAGATTTGTAGAGGATGGAAGCAATTTCTGGAACAGAGACATCAAAGTATGCTGTCCAGAATTTTCGACAATGAAAGAACTGGCACACCCAACAGACCTTgccaagaaagtgtttaCTTTCCAGATATTCAATCCTGTAGCGCCACACCACATCGGCTGGGCAGTCGCATCCTTTAATGTCTGGGAAGTCCCCGCAATTCCCTCCTCGGGGGATGATGTGGATGACTTGgacgacgagaacgacgaAATGAACGGGATTGATGGCCAAACGGGAGCACACGACGCTCACGATGAAGCAGTGGAGGAGAACGGAGACGTCATACCAATAAAAGTGTACACGCTCCCCACAAGGGACATCAACGAGGAATTGGTCCTCAACTCAACGGTCGTGTGCCAGCGAATCGTCGACTTCTATTCGAAAGAGTTCGGATCCTACCCATTCACATCTTACGCATTGGTCTTCTTGCCCACGCTAGCAAACAACACCATGGACTTTGCAGGTATGACGCTGTGCAACACCAGACTGCTGTACCCGCCCACGGTACAAGATTTGATGTTCTCCACCACTGATCAGCTCGCACTGTCCATCGCGACGCAGTGGTCTGGCGTGAATATCACCCCCTTGGAGATGAACGACATGTGGTGCTGTATCGGTATGGCAGGATACATGGCTATTCAAGTATCCAAACTGCTTTATGGTAACAACGAATTCAAGTACAGGTTGAAGCTGAACAGCGAAAAGATTGTAGAGAATGATTTTGAGAGACCGCCCCTGGGGACCGCTTTCCAGGGGGTGTCCTGGCCCGTGTCTAACACGAGTAAAGACATGGACTTCATAAGATTGAAGGCGCCAATGGTGCTCTACATCCTGGATAGACGCATGACAAAGACAGAAAGATCCTTTGGGATGTCGCGTATTTTACCGAAAATGTTCCTGCAAGCGATGTCCGGGGAGTTGCCCAACAACTCTTTGTCGTCAGCACACTTTCAGCACGTATGTGAGAGAGTTAACAAAAACAGATTAGAGTCGTTCTTCCAACAATGGGTGTACGGTGCCGGCGTTCCCGTTTTCAGGATTACCCAACGGTATaacaagaagaggatgGTCATTGAGATGGGGATAAGACAATGTCAGAACCAGGACTCTGAATCACACTCGAGGAAGGTAGTCGGTTCTGATGGATTTTTCAAAAGCGCTATGAATTACATCGAAACGCCAAATCGAAACACACCGTCGTTCTTTACTGGGTCCATGACCATTAGGATCCATGAGAGTGACGGTACCCCTTACGAGCATATTGTCGAATTGAAGGACACATACACCAAGATAGACATTCAGTACAACACGAAATATAGAAGAATGAGGGGGAGGAAAGTTGTAGCGACGCCGAAGGAGGAAAGTTTGGAAAGATCAACGAGTAATCTGGCTGCCTCCAAGGTTGTCGCAGTGGACGAGGATGATATTCCAAAATTGGGGACCGTGCTGACTTCTGCGGAAGACTGTTACAAATGGAAACTCACAGATATTGCCAAGACAACGGAGGGCAACGAGGCGTTGCTAATGAACGAGGCGTTCGAATGGATCAGAATCGACTCTGATTTCGAATGGCTTTGTAAAGTCCACATCAATCAACCCGATTACATGTTTGCATCCCAGCTGAGGCAAGACGGTGACGTCGAGGCGCAAATCGACAGTATTCGATACTACCAGGACGTCATTATGGACTCAAACCAACAGTCACTGGTCTATTCATCAATTTTGACAAGGACTGCTATGGACGAGAAGTACTTCTACGGTGTAAGACTTGAGGCTTGTAAAGCACTCTCCCAATACGTGTATAAACAACCAGAAAGTCCCAATGAATCAGAATTTGTTGGTGGGTCCAAACATTTAATTAAAATCTTCCAAGAGTTATTCTGTTTTGATGATTCCAATGTCCCCAAAAGTAACGATTTCAGCATTATTCAAAAGTACTTCCTGCAAAAGTGGATTCCTAAATACTTGTCCCAGGTAAAGAGCGAGACGAACGAGTGTCCGAAATTTGTCAAAAACTTTCTGCTGGATATTTTAACTTACAACGAAAACTCGGAGAATCCGTTTGATGACAGTTTCTATCTGGCGAATCTGATCAGTTGTGTAATTGACAGTATTTTGCACGATCACGACGATACGGAATTTTTGCACAGAATCATGGGTCAGCTTCACAGGTACGAAAATCTAGACAAGTGGATGCCCTCCTATCAAGTTCTGGTTACAAGGACCATTCTGAACCAAAaactgaaattgaacatAGAGGGTCTCTACACTTTTGAGAATTTGAAGGATGTGTTAGAATATTCGTTGAATATCGAGCACATTTGGAAGCACTATTACAATGCTGATGTGATAAAGATTCGTGACGGTATTGAAGATATCTCACTTTTGgccttcaaaatattgttGGTGGAAGGTGGgatcaagaacaaattTGCCCTGAAATACTTCTTTGAAACGTTGTGTTTTACTCCTGACGTGTACGTTAAGGAGAAGCTGATAGATGTGTTGATCGACTCA
This sequence is a window from Huiozyma naganishii CBS 8797 chromosome 3, complete genome. Protein-coding genes within it:
- the KNAG0C00720 gene encoding uncharacterized protein (similar to Saccharomyces cerevisiae SPC25 (YER018C); ancestral locus Anc_1.71) is translated as MRNRSQMAALTNKERELSAERRTLETGEVPRVTREVEALEVQNGELRGKWQGFETKRAQLQTQRDQLQREAAELTELLAEKQGQVAAQRARLREQRERDNPELRLYESLLGLAVDNADGPAGHITFTFSRFAADNMDKTCSVTVNAGGDGDTDTSAAVAIVRCVPQLDADSADYKQLEALLNETGRLPEFIYRARVLLVQRCTTSGTGDSGDTL
- the TAF2 gene encoding transcription initiation factor TFIID subunit TAF2 (similar to Saccharomyces cerevisiae TAF2 (YCR042C); ancestral locus Anc_1.76), translated to MSISMANTPQLSLLDGVSGTGPGEFAKYRAFKVAHQRVALDVNLLDHTVRGTTDIILIPLIQKLDYVAFNCKDLDVLDVYIENRRCEQYIHELPHTAVYNKFTGGVRNVLYRDNSVEQSHFLREKFADLNERPEEKDVAQLVIKIPSSIKIKLQDTSSLANYTPVTPSIRSTPGNADTVFTPITIKVEYKVRDPQTGVRFDTLFEDKPYLWNAYTTNSEICSTASYWMPCVDSLDEKCAWELEISVPRKIKDIGCTKIIGQQQQQQQHQNQQQSAAFQRNKLKRQNSTRGGNGGDEDDDDDDDEDEDDEDEYDDDRFVEDGSNFWNRDIKVCCPEFSTMKELAHPTDLAKKVFTFQIFNPVAPHHIGWAVASFNVWEVPAIPSSGDDVDDLDDENDEMNGIDGQTGAHDAHDEAVEENGDVIPIKVYTLPTRDINEELVLNSTVVCQRIVDFYSKEFGSYPFTSYALVFLPTLANNTMDFAGMTLCNTRLLYPPTVQDLMFSTTDQLALSIATQWSGVNITPLEMNDMWCCIGMAGYMAIQVSKLLYGNNEFKYRLKLNSEKIVENDFERPPLGTAFQGVSWPVSNTSKDMDFIRLKAPMVLYILDRRMTKTERSFGMSRILPKMFLQAMSGELPNNSLSSAHFQHVCERVNKNRLESFFQQWVYGAGVPVFRITQRYNKKRMVIEMGIRQCQNQDSESHSRKVVGSDGFFKSAMNYIETPNRNTPSFFTGSMTIRIHESDGTPYEHIVELKDTYTKIDIQYNTKYRRMRGRKVVATPKEESLERSTSNLAASKVVAVDEDDIPKLGTVLTSAEDCYKWKLTDIAKTTEGNEALLMNEAFEWIRIDSDFEWLCKVHINQPDYMFASQLRQDGDVEAQIDSIRYYQDVIMDSNQQSLVYSSILTRTAMDEKYFYGVRLEACKALSQYVYKQPESPNESEFVGGSKHLIKIFQELFCFDDSNVPKSNDFSIIQKYFLQKWIPKYLSQVKSETNECPKFVKNFLLDILTYNENSENPFDDSFYLANLISCVIDSILHDHDDTEFLHRIMGQLHRYENLDKWMPSYQVLVTRTILNQKLKLNIEGLYTFENLKDVLEYSLNIEHIWKHYYNADVIKIRDGIEDISLLAFKILLVEGGIKNKFALKYFFETLCFTPDVYVKEKLIDVLIDSINTIVGQKPLDKLDDDILYLTEKIIPKNINFDNEEEARAFVLADGDMELYNRKELKMRTHIAGQISLLRKRFKDYKPLKKILWDVLHTPFLSLYQRKRLFDVCRVMYTLRDSFEVVLRAPRVKKLVAKYEGDNKVVIKRDSILKVHLSASKVKFNATKPNVIPTPAQTKKKATQQQQQQPKVDTKRAAQPPKSQAVAVNKIGILPVRFVRFSDQYKKVSVSSQPFSDRVTVTRANSRSFIVRIKYRTASYPEH
- the PER1 gene encoding Per1p (similar to Saccharomyces cerevisiae PER1 (YCR044C); ancestral locus Anc_1.72), which gives rise to MFVHIALSMLLAVSPTVRASPGDNLFEFEDCCDACVVQRRCDGGQLGEDTPMVNAYSAYTFKELPAVYSRWLAWDCHADCDYQCQQIITGERAEQKLELYQFHGKWPFVRAFGMQEFFSTVFSVANFVPHYWGYKRIAGKLARQGQTTPARTNALQNYLAVAVAGMCAWSASTVFHFRDLLVTEKLDYFFAGLTVLSAFHALFIRMTGMYALPKLRTWFTRSVVAIFALHLLRLYIDWSYTYNMRFNVFFGCLQYLLILQLSYQNYKLLRSRRSGRGHSPQGALLWHLCVVPVLLVVSTSMAMSLELFDFFSYRFQIDAHALWHLATVVPSYYLYEFLLRDYDYIVEPKTQRTLL
- the KNAG0C00740 gene encoding uncharacterized protein (similar to Saccharomyces cerevisiae YCR043C; ancestral locus Anc_1.74) — encoded protein: MIPYMPDQALLREHIYRETGDLDVVLDKETFDSHGGFKATRQFGLGYFNYQPCLHDEVYEKSLFDMWRCNVYDHFVSYFIILLVVVVWWVAFLCVDFNSLIQTVQRQLRRAVSTFQGNGSNGDSKRHHGTEIVYENHDFEYHHVKA